A single genomic interval of Streptomyces sp. NBC_00663 harbors:
- the folP gene encoding dihydropteroate synthase, translating to MLRLGRREFEPHEPVIMAIVNRTPDSFYDQGATFRDEPALARVEQAVAEGAAIIDIGGVKAGPGEEVSAEEEARRTVGFVAEVRRRFPDVVISVDTWRASVGEAVCEAGADLLNDAWGGVDPGLAEVAARYGVGLVCTHAGGAEPRTRPHRVTYDDVVADVLRVTVGLAERAVALGVPRESVMIDPGHDFGKNTRHSLEATRRLGEMVETGWPVLVSLSNKDFVGETLDKPVKERVIGTLATTAVSAWLGAQVYRVHEVAETRQVLDMVASIAGHRPPAVARRGLA from the coding sequence ATGCTCAGGCTGGGCAGGCGGGAATTCGAGCCGCACGAGCCGGTGATCATGGCGATCGTGAACCGGACCCCGGACTCCTTCTACGACCAGGGCGCGACGTTCCGTGACGAGCCCGCCCTCGCGCGCGTGGAGCAGGCGGTGGCCGAGGGCGCCGCGATCATCGACATCGGCGGGGTCAAGGCCGGGCCGGGCGAAGAGGTGTCCGCCGAGGAGGAGGCGCGGCGGACCGTCGGCTTCGTGGCGGAGGTACGGCGGCGGTTCCCGGATGTCGTCATCAGCGTGGACACCTGGCGGGCATCGGTCGGCGAGGCCGTGTGCGAGGCCGGGGCGGATCTGCTGAACGACGCGTGGGGCGGGGTCGATCCCGGGCTCGCGGAGGTGGCCGCGCGGTACGGGGTGGGGCTGGTGTGTACGCACGCGGGGGGTGCCGAGCCTCGTACGCGGCCGCATCGGGTGACGTACGACGATGTCGTGGCCGATGTGCTGCGGGTGACGGTGGGGCTGGCCGAGCGGGCCGTGGCGCTGGGGGTGCCCCGGGAGTCGGTGATGATCGATCCCGGGCACGACTTCGGGAAGAACACGCGGCACAGTCTTGAGGCGACGCGGCGGCTCGGCGAGATGGTCGAGACCGGGTGGCCGGTGCTGGTGTCGTTGTCCAACAAGGACTTCGTGGGCGAGACCTTGGACAAGCCGGTGAAGGAGCGGGTGATCGGGACGCTGGCGACGACGGCCGTGTCGGCGTGGCTGGGGGCGCAGGTGTACCGGGTGCACGAGGTCGCGGAGACGCGGCAGGTGCTGGACATGGTGGCGTCGATCGCGGGGCACCGGCCTCCGGCTGTCGCCCGGCGCGGGCTGGCGTAG
- a CDS encoding heavy metal transporter has protein sequence MPEPSPAPRRRRRGRLLRSMAAFVVLCAVAGYLVVQYVTGGTGKPGCTVVSGTDDGGAYEFTPEQAVNAATITAVGTGRGLPERAVAIALATSIQESGLRNITHGDRDSLGLFQQRPSQGWGTQKQIMDPAYAAGKFYEHLVKVAGYTKMPLTEAAQRVQRSGYPEAYAKHEPDATLLAAALTGSSPATLTCDGRPAATQAAGPAGVRDALVKDFGRDALDTAAEDVAEGASPSPAAEATAAERTLTVPVTADDSAAKRTARQRGWQLAHWAVANAATLHIESVRYAGRQWTAGNTQSEWRAVAADGAGGAEKATGSVRIVTAQ, from the coding sequence ATGCCAGAGCCGTCCCCCGCTCCCCGACGCCGTCGTCGTGGCCGCCTTCTCCGTTCCATGGCGGCCTTCGTGGTCCTGTGTGCCGTCGCGGGCTATCTCGTGGTGCAGTACGTCACCGGAGGCACGGGAAAGCCGGGCTGCACGGTCGTCTCGGGCACGGACGACGGGGGGGCGTACGAGTTCACGCCGGAGCAGGCGGTGAACGCGGCGACCATCACGGCCGTCGGCACCGGGCGCGGGCTGCCCGAGCGGGCGGTGGCGATCGCGCTGGCGACCTCGATCCAGGAGTCGGGGCTGCGCAACATCACCCACGGCGACCGGGACTCGCTCGGCCTGTTCCAGCAGCGGCCGTCGCAGGGCTGGGGCACGCAGAAGCAGATCATGGACCCGGCGTACGCGGCCGGGAAGTTCTACGAGCATCTGGTCAAGGTCGCCGGCTATACGAAGATGCCGCTCACCGAGGCCGCCCAGCGCGTGCAGCGCAGCGGCTACCCGGAGGCGTACGCCAAGCACGAGCCGGACGCGACGCTGCTCGCCGCCGCGCTCACCGGATCCTCGCCGGCCACGCTGACCTGCGACGGACGGCCGGCCGCCACCCAGGCCGCCGGACCGGCGGGGGTGCGGGACGCGCTGGTGAAGGACTTCGGGCGGGACGCGCTGGACACGGCCGCCGAGGACGTGGCCGAGGGCGCGTCCCCGTCCCCCGCCGCCGAGGCGACGGCGGCGGAGCGGACGCTGACCGTGCCCGTCACCGCCGACGACTCGGCCGCGAAGCGCACCGCGCGGCAGCGGGGCTGGCAGCTCGCGCACTGGGCGGTGGCCAACGCCGCCACGCTGCACATCGAGAGCGTCCGCTACGCCGGGCGGCAGTGGACCGCCGGGAACACCCAGAGCGAGTGGCGGGCCGTGGCGGCCGACGGTGCGGGCGGGGCGGAGAAGGCCACCGGGTCCGTGCGGATCGTGACTGCTCAGTAG
- a CDS encoding TIGR00730 family Rossman fold protein, giving the protein MATGNPEGKKQPPSEQRLGPVLRRRGQVTASTTDQRLLDAGGPSDWVHTDPWRVLRIQSEFIEGFGTLAELPPAISVFGSARTPADSPEYEAGVQLGRGLVEAGFAVITGGGPGAMEAANKGACEANGISVGLGIELPFEQGLNPYVDIGLNFRYFFVRKMMFVKYAQGFVVLPGGLGTLDELFEALTLVQTQKVTRFPIVLFGSAYWGGLVDWIKNTLIAQGKASEKDLLLFHVTDDVDEAVALVSKEAGR; this is encoded by the coding sequence ATGGCTACCGGCAACCCCGAGGGGAAGAAGCAGCCACCGTCGGAGCAGCGCCTTGGACCGGTCCTCCGAAGGCGTGGGCAGGTGACGGCCAGCACCACCGACCAGCGGCTCCTCGACGCGGGCGGCCCCTCCGACTGGGTCCACACCGACCCCTGGCGGGTCCTGCGCATCCAGTCGGAGTTCATCGAGGGCTTCGGCACGCTCGCCGAACTGCCGCCCGCGATCAGCGTGTTCGGCTCGGCGCGGACCCCGGCGGACTCCCCGGAGTACGAGGCGGGTGTGCAGCTCGGTCGAGGCCTGGTCGAGGCCGGCTTCGCCGTGATCACGGGCGGCGGTCCAGGGGCGATGGAGGCGGCCAACAAGGGCGCCTGCGAGGCGAACGGCATCTCGGTGGGCCTCGGTATCGAGCTCCCCTTCGAGCAGGGCCTCAACCCCTACGTCGACATCGGCCTGAACTTCCGGTACTTCTTCGTCCGCAAGATGATGTTCGTGAAGTACGCGCAGGGCTTCGTCGTCCTGCCCGGCGGCCTCGGCACCCTGGACGAGCTCTTCGAGGCCCTGACCCTCGTCCAGACCCAGAAGGTCACCCGCTTCCCGATCGTCCTCTTCGGCAGCGCCTACTGGGGCGGCCTGGTGGACTGGATCAAGAACACCCTGATCGCCCAGGGCAAGGCGTCCGAGAAGGACCTCCTCCTCTTCCACGTGACGGACGACGTGGACGAGGCGGTGGCTTTGGTGTCGAAGGAGGCGGGCCGCTAG
- the dapE gene encoding succinyl-diaminopimelate desuccinylase, whose amino-acid sequence MADTPLDLTLDAAELTARLVDFPSASGTEKPLADAIETALRALPHLTVDRYGNNVVARTNLGRAERVILAGHIDTVPIADNVPSRLDEDGYLWGCGTCDMKSGVAVQLRIAATVPAPNRDLTFVFYDNEEVAAHLNGLGHVAEAHPEWLAGDFAVLLEPTDGQVEGGCQGTLRMLLKFTGERAHSARAWMGSNAIHASARVLAKLAEYEPRQPVVDGLKYHEGLNAVRIEGGVATNVIPDACTVTVNFRYAPDRSEEEAEAFVRDYFADCGVDEFVVDDHTGGARPGLNDPSAAAFVKAVGGEVHPKYGWTDVARFSRLGVPAVNYSPGNPLLAHKVDERVKASLIPVAEERLRNWLTA is encoded by the coding sequence ATGGCCGATACCCCGCTTGACCTCACGCTGGACGCTGCGGAGCTGACCGCGCGGCTCGTCGACTTCCCCTCGGCGAGCGGCACCGAGAAGCCCCTGGCGGACGCCATCGAGACCGCGCTGCGCGCCCTGCCGCATCTGACGGTCGACCGGTACGGCAACAACGTCGTGGCCCGTACGAACCTGGGCCGCGCGGAGCGGGTCATCCTCGCCGGCCACATCGACACCGTCCCGATCGCCGACAACGTCCCCTCCCGCCTCGACGAGGACGGCTACCTCTGGGGCTGCGGCACCTGCGACATGAAGTCCGGCGTCGCGGTCCAGCTGCGCATCGCGGCGACGGTCCCGGCCCCCAACCGCGACCTCACCTTCGTCTTCTACGACAACGAAGAGGTCGCCGCCCATCTGAACGGACTGGGTCATGTCGCCGAGGCCCACCCCGAGTGGCTGGCGGGCGACTTCGCGGTGCTCCTCGAACCCACCGACGGCCAGGTGGAGGGCGGCTGCCAGGGCACGCTCAGGATGCTGCTCAAGTTCACGGGGGAGCGGGCGCACTCCGCGCGCGCGTGGATGGGCTCCAACGCGATCCACGCCTCCGCGCGCGTGCTGGCGAAGCTGGCGGAGTACGAGCCCCGGCAGCCGGTGGTGGACGGGCTGAAGTACCACGAGGGCCTCAACGCGGTCCGCATCGAAGGCGGCGTCGCCACGAACGTCATCCCCGACGCCTGCACGGTCACCGTCAACTTCCGCTACGCGCCCGACCGGAGCGAGGAGGAGGCCGAGGCCTTCGTCCGCGACTACTTCGCCGACTGCGGCGTGGACGAGTTCGTCGTCGACGACCACACGGGCGGCGCGCGACCGGGCCTGAACGACCCGTCGGCGGCGGCCTTCGTGAAGGCCGTGGGCGGCGAGGTGCACCCCAAGTACGGCTGGACGGACGTGGCCCGCTTCAGCCGCCTCGGCGTTCCCGCCGTCAACTACAGCCCCGGCAACCCGCTGCTGGCCCACAAGGTCGACGAGCGCGTGAAGGCGTCGCTGATCCCGGTGGCGGAGGAGCGGCTGAGGAACTGGCTGACCGCCTGA